The bacterium genome includes a region encoding these proteins:
- a CDS encoding isochorismate synthase, with protein sequence MSLAAGEAPLDARERLAARDLRCQELPAPPGAEPLDAFAAAPARSRRFCWIQPERGLAIAGIGAALQWQPASRRGRFSEAARFVSEVSRDLQGVAEFGEPGTGPSGPLLCGGFAFDSQPGGEQSRWAGFGAGMLVLPELLGIAERGELRWLVVAQADRLVEASQQAVRLLQAAAGAVPPPTPLVLLGPSGGADDGYLATIDAALAKIRAGALGKVVPGRQVTVRLAGSPGDAAAVELLRRLAACYPTATSYAVGCGGLTLLGATPELLVRTADGIAEADALAGSCPRDEDPARDAALAGAMLASRKERREHDTVVEHLREGMTGAGVALDPCPPEPYVRALPGIQHLCTPVRGDFATAPGGILELAGALHPTPAVAGQPVAAALDFLRRHEPGGRGWFAGPVGWTDLSGNGEFCTAIRSGLLDPETNEMALFAGSGVVEESDPTAELRETVSKLNAVPAVADDAPLGGVREQ encoded by the coding sequence ATGAGCCTCGCGGCCGGGGAGGCGCCACTCGACGCTCGGGAACGCCTGGCGGCTCGTGACCTGCGGTGCCAGGAGTTGCCGGCACCTCCGGGGGCGGAGCCGCTGGACGCTTTCGCCGCCGCTCCGGCACGCAGTAGGCGCTTCTGCTGGATCCAACCCGAGCGGGGATTGGCGATCGCCGGCATCGGCGCGGCGCTGCAGTGGCAGCCGGCCAGCCGGCGGGGACGCTTCAGCGAGGCGGCCCGCTTCGTCTCGGAGGTGTCCCGAGACCTGCAGGGTGTCGCCGAGTTCGGTGAGCCGGGCACCGGTCCGTCGGGCCCGCTCCTGTGCGGCGGGTTCGCCTTCGACTCGCAGCCCGGCGGCGAGCAGTCTCGCTGGGCGGGATTCGGTGCGGGGATGCTCGTGCTGCCGGAGTTGCTGGGAATCGCCGAGCGCGGCGAGCTGCGCTGGCTCGTGGTGGCGCAGGCGGATCGGCTGGTGGAGGCGTCGCAACAGGCGGTCCGACTGCTGCAAGCCGCGGCCGGCGCGGTTCCGCCGCCGACTCCGCTGGTGCTGCTCGGGCCGAGCGGCGGCGCCGACGACGGCTACCTGGCCACGATCGATGCCGCACTGGCGAAGATCCGGGCGGGTGCGCTCGGCAAGGTCGTCCCGGGCCGGCAGGTCACGGTCCGTCTCGCCGGTTCGCCGGGCGACGCGGCCGCCGTCGAGCTGTTGCGGCGGTTGGCGGCCTGCTACCCCACCGCAACCAGCTACGCCGTGGGCTGCGGGGGCCTGACCCTGCTGGGAGCCACCCCCGAGTTGCTGGTCAGGACCGCTGACGGCATCGCCGAGGCCGATGCCCTGGCCGGATCGTGCCCCCGCGACGAGGATCCCGCCCGGGACGCCGCTCTGGCCGGCGCGATGCTGGCCAGCCGCAAGGAGCGGCGCGAGCACGACACCGTGGTCGAGCACCTGCGCGAGGGTATGACCGGCGCCGGGGTCGCGCTGGATCCCTGTCCACCCGAGCCGTACGTGCGCGCCCTGCCCGGTATCCAGCACCTCTGCACGCCTGTGCGGGGAGACTTCGCCACCGCTCCCGGCGGCATCCTCGAACTCGCCGGCGCCTTGCATCCGACGCCTGCGGTTGCGGGCCAGCCGGTGGCCGCCGCGCTGGACTTCCTCCGCCGCCACGAGCCGGGGGGCCGCGGCTGGTTCGCCGGCCCGGTGGGGTGGACCGACCTGTCCGGCAACGGCGAGTTCTGCACGGCCATCCGTTCAGGCCTGCTGGACCCGGAGACCAACGAGATGGCGCTCTTCGCCGGCTCCGGCGTGGTCGAGGAATCCGATCCGACCGCGGAACTGCGCGAGACCGTCTCGAAGCTGAACGCGGTGCCGGCGGTCGCCGACGACGCACCACTCGGGGGCGTTCGCGAGCAGTGA
- a CDS encoding aminotransferase class I/II-fold pyridoxal phosphate-dependent enzyme — MVTFPAAGATMAGVRRGESGNDSAGGVFDGVADRVDESAKRAGGNLKWGIDPPGVLPAWIAEHDLGPPPVVRDALRRLADLPDVGYSRRANELGHAFADWAAQRHGWRPDPELVVPTADVLQGIWAVVAAFSEPGEGVITTPPVYPYFHDVAPELGRRSLECPLRHDADGWRLELDDLAALLEREPAARILLLCSPHNPTGHLYGRQDLQVMVELTRRHDVILVSDEIHFDLVYPGGCHYPTLALPDAAGHTVALYSAGKAFAISGLRAAIAVFGDEDLLDRFESAMPAHLLGGVGRAGVEAALTAWQQGAGWLDDLVALFDRHRRLVVDVLATELPAVGCHLPASTFLAWLDLSALDLGRDAAARLLERAQVRTSEGHEFGTGGEGHVRLNFGTSTTLLEEILDRLVRALRR; from the coding sequence GTGGTCACGTTTCCGGCCGCGGGTGCCACAATGGCGGGCGTGAGGCGCGGCGAGTCGGGCAACGACAGCGCCGGTGGTGTATTCGACGGTGTCGCCGATCGGGTGGACGAGTCGGCCAAGCGGGCAGGCGGCAACCTGAAGTGGGGCATCGATCCACCGGGCGTGCTGCCGGCCTGGATCGCCGAGCACGACTTGGGCCCCCCGCCGGTGGTGCGAGACGCCCTCCGCCGTCTCGCCGACCTGCCCGATGTCGGCTACAGCCGGCGGGCGAACGAGCTCGGCCACGCATTCGCCGACTGGGCGGCGCAGCGGCACGGCTGGCGCCCCGATCCCGAACTCGTGGTCCCGACCGCCGACGTCCTGCAGGGCATCTGGGCCGTCGTGGCGGCGTTCTCCGAGCCCGGCGAGGGCGTCATCACCACGCCTCCGGTCTACCCGTACTTCCACGACGTCGCCCCCGAGCTGGGCCGCCGCAGCCTGGAGTGCCCGCTGCGTCACGACGCCGACGGCTGGCGCCTGGAACTGGACGACCTGGCGGCGCTGCTCGAGCGGGAACCGGCCGCTCGCATCCTGTTGCTGTGCAGCCCCCACAACCCCACCGGCCACCTCTACGGCCGGCAGGACCTGCAGGTCATGGTGGAACTGACCCGCCGGCACGACGTGATCCTCGTCAGCGACGAGATCCATTTCGATCTCGTCTACCCGGGCGGGTGCCACTACCCGACACTCGCATTGCCGGACGCCGCTGGGCACACCGTGGCCCTCTATTCGGCAGGGAAGGCCTTCGCGATCTCCGGCCTGCGGGCGGCCATCGCCGTCTTTGGCGACGAGGACCTGCTTGATCGCTTCGAGTCGGCGATGCCGGCGCACCTCCTCGGCGGTGTGGGACGTGCCGGGGTCGAGGCGGCGCTCACCGCCTGGCAGCAGGGCGCCGGCTGGCTCGACGATCTCGTGGCGTTGTTCGACCGGCACCGGCGTCTCGTCGTCGACGTGCTGGCGACCGAGTTGCCCGCGGTGGGCTGTCACCTACCGGCCTCGACGTTCCTGGCCTGGCTGGATCTGTCGGCGCTCGACCTGGGTCGCGATGCCGCTGCCAGGCTCCTGGAGAGGGCGCAGGTCCGCACGTCCGAAGGCCACGAGTTCGGCACTGGCGGTGAGGGCCACGTGCGCCTCAACTTCGGCACCTCCACGACTCTGCTGGAGGAGATCCTGGATCGGCTGGTCAGGGCGCTCCGGCGCTGA
- a CDS encoding ATP-binding cassette domain-containing protein yields MIEVVGWGVSQQDLLIGGVTGLTYAALAAGFVLVYRASGILNFAHADVGALCAATFVLMLAGYGLNWWMAFVVAIVGGFIVGGAIELTIIRRLSQSSRLVLLIATIGVGQLLVLARINLPSVLRPGPIPPPFDLRWEVTDDLRILGRELIVIIAVPVMVGLLGLVLHKTRFGLAARAAAANPETARTYGIPTRRISTALWGIAGSLSAATAVFFAPLEGVSAAQTGTAALAPPLLLRALVVSLIARMRSLPMTLVGGVGVGIAEKIVRDNVASANRSIVDLFLFGAVVVAVLFAVRARRDEAGWSLSPKLRAVPREFGDLAIVRHLGTIGLGGIFLFLGLLGWLLDSPTSLWLWTGILIHTMVALSLTLLTGWAGQISLGQFAFVGLGAFCLVALTRGHDIPVPLNAFDLSLQLNWGLAVVLCTLIGALAALVIGVPALRVRGLFLAVATLAFAVASANWILAQDVFTGGTTAVRPVSEPVLGPFDFGASRKSFYFLCLGFLIVVTVLLARLRHTGIGRSLLAVRENEEMAAASTVSVTRMKIMGFAIAGAVAALAGALYGTLQENLSPANTFAPEFSIDVVAISVIGGLGSIAGPFLGVLWVKGIPALFDPTAPPESIRLVTSGIGLLLLLLYLPGGLVQFLYNGRDYLLHMISRSRFGARASPPKPAPIPVSALTVPPRPAVPDSPVWLRTQALSVSFGGNRAVREVDFEVRRGELVGLIGTNGAGKSTLMNAVSGFVPASGAVELLGVDVSDLRAHARHRRGLGRTFQSARLYPDLTVTETLMVALEARRRSLLLPSLLGLPPSPAAERHKRAEAAELVDYLRLGDFAGYFVSELSTGTRRVVELGCMLASDARVLMLDEPTGGLSQRETEEFGPRIKEVQTELDAAVVVIEHDVPLVMGISDRMYCLEAGAVISVGTPAQLRADPAVIASYLGSDERLTGDGRS; encoded by the coding sequence GTGATCGAGGTGGTTGGCTGGGGGGTCTCGCAGCAGGACCTGCTCATCGGCGGCGTCACCGGGCTCACCTACGCCGCCCTCGCGGCCGGCTTCGTGCTCGTCTACCGGGCCAGCGGGATCCTGAACTTCGCGCACGCCGACGTCGGTGCGCTCTGCGCCGCCACTTTCGTGCTGATGCTGGCGGGATACGGGCTGAACTGGTGGATGGCGTTCGTCGTGGCGATCGTGGGCGGCTTCATCGTCGGCGGCGCCATCGAGTTGACGATCATCCGGAGGCTCTCGCAGTCCTCGCGGCTGGTGCTGCTCATCGCCACCATCGGCGTGGGTCAATTGCTCGTCCTGGCCCGGATCAACCTGCCGTCGGTGCTCCGGCCCGGACCCATCCCGCCGCCCTTCGACCTGCGCTGGGAGGTCACCGACGATCTCCGGATCCTGGGGCGCGAGCTCATCGTGATCATCGCCGTGCCGGTGATGGTGGGCCTCCTGGGATTGGTGCTGCACAAGACCCGCTTCGGGCTGGCAGCACGGGCGGCCGCCGCCAATCCCGAGACCGCCCGCACCTACGGCATCCCGACGCGCCGGATCTCGACCGCGCTCTGGGGCATCGCCGGGTCGCTCTCGGCTGCCACCGCCGTGTTCTTCGCACCGCTGGAGGGGGTGAGCGCCGCCCAGACCGGCACCGCCGCCCTGGCGCCCCCGCTGCTGTTGCGGGCCCTCGTCGTCAGCCTGATCGCCAGGATGCGCTCGCTGCCGATGACGCTGGTCGGCGGCGTCGGCGTCGGCATCGCCGAGAAGATCGTGCGCGACAACGTGGCGTCGGCCAACCGCTCCATCGTTGACCTGTTCCTGTTCGGTGCGGTGGTGGTGGCGGTGCTGTTCGCGGTCCGCGCCCGCCGGGACGAGGCGGGCTGGTCGCTGTCACCCAAGCTCCGGGCGGTGCCGAGAGAGTTCGGCGACCTGGCGATCGTGCGCCATCTGGGCACCATCGGGCTGGGCGGCATCTTCCTGTTCCTGGGCCTGCTCGGCTGGCTGCTGGATTCCCCCACGTCCCTGTGGCTCTGGACGGGGATCCTCATCCACACGATGGTGGCCCTCTCGCTCACATTGCTGACCGGCTGGGCGGGGCAGATCTCCCTGGGACAGTTCGCCTTCGTGGGCCTGGGGGCGTTCTGCCTGGTGGCGCTGACCAGGGGGCATGACATCCCTGTCCCGTTGAACGCCTTCGACCTGTCGCTGCAGCTGAACTGGGGCCTGGCGGTGGTGCTTTGCACGCTGATCGGTGCGCTGGCGGCGCTGGTCATCGGCGTTCCCGCCCTGCGGGTGCGCGGCCTGTTCCTGGCGGTCGCCACGCTGGCCTTCGCGGTGGCGTCGGCCAACTGGATCCTGGCACAGGACGTCTTCACCGGCGGCACCACCGCGGTGCGCCCCGTCAGCGAGCCGGTGCTGGGACCGTTCGACTTCGGCGCCTCCCGCAAGTCCTTCTACTTCCTCTGCCTGGGGTTCCTGATCGTGGTGACCGTGCTGCTGGCAAGGTTGCGGCACACGGGCATCGGACGCTCGCTGCTGGCGGTGCGGGAGAACGAGGAGATGGCTGCGGCCAGCACGGTGTCGGTGACCCGCATGAAGATCATGGGTTTCGCCATCGCCGGCGCGGTGGCGGCCCTGGCGGGCGCCCTCTACGGGACCCTGCAGGAGAACCTCAGCCCCGCCAACACGTTCGCACCCGAGTTCTCGATCGACGTGGTGGCCATCTCGGTGATCGGCGGGCTGGGCTCGATCGCCGGACCGTTCCTGGGAGTGCTCTGGGTCAAGGGCATCCCGGCGCTCTTCGACCCGACGGCGCCCCCGGAGTCGATCCGTCTCGTCACCTCCGGCATCGGCCTGCTGCTGTTGCTGCTCTACCTGCCGGGCGGTCTCGTGCAGTTCCTCTACAACGGGCGCGACTACCTGCTGCACATGATCAGCCGCTCGCGCTTCGGGGCGCGCGCCTCGCCGCCGAAGCCCGCACCGATTCCGGTCTCGGCACTCACCGTGCCGCCGAGACCGGCCGTCCCCGACTCGCCGGTGTGGCTGCGCACGCAGGCGCTCAGTGTCAGCTTCGGGGGAAACAGGGCGGTGCGGGAGGTCGACTTCGAGGTGCGCCGCGGCGAACTGGTCGGGCTCATCGGCACCAACGGTGCCGGCAAGTCCACCCTCATGAACGCGGTCAGCGGGTTCGTGCCGGCCTCGGGCGCCGTGGAACTGCTCGGAGTCGACGTGTCGGACCTCAGGGCGCACGCGCGTCACCGGCGCGGCCTGGGTCGCACGTTCCAGTCGGCGCGCCTGTACCCCGACCTGACGGTCACCGAAACGCTGATGGTGGCACTCGAGGCGCGGCGCCGGTCGTTGCTGCTTCCGTCCCTGCTGGGCCTGCCGCCGTCGCCGGCCGCCGAACGGCACAAGCGCGCGGAGGCTGCCGAACTCGTCGACTATCTGAGACTCGGGGACTTCGCCGGCTACTTCGTCTCCGAACTCTCCACCGGCACCCGCCGCGTCGTGGAACTGGGCTGCATGCTGGCGAGCGACGCCCGCGTCCTGATGCTCGACGAGCCGACAGGCGGTCTGTCCCAGCGGGAGACCGAGGAATTCGGACCCAGGATCAAGGAGGTGCAGACCGAACTCGACGCCGCGGTCGTCGTGATCGAGCACGACGTGCCGCTCGTCATGGGCATCTCGGACCGGATGTACTGCCTGGAGGCCGGGGCGGTCATCTCGGTGGGGACACCCGCGCAGTTGCGAGCCGACCCCGCCGTCATCGCCTCCTACCTGGGCTCCGACGAGCGGCTGACCGGCGACGGCCGCAGTTGA
- the menC gene encoding o-succinylbenzoate synthase, with translation MSRSPATEPDAADGDGSGAGAALYSYALPLRKPLATGRGPLRHRRGLLVRLRDGDGRAGWGEAAPLAGWHGPDLETTAAALARWLRTNAPGEEPETLAARAGATLRDVPCAWAAVAGAAADLAARRRGVSLASFLAGPGASPAGPVPSAALVAGETPESVAASAAAATVAGHRTLKLKVASGALADDVARVAALRQAAPGAVLRLDANGAWGAAAGDAVRALARFEPELLEEPVRGLAQLRRLQEGSDIPIAADESLPPLTDLHRHLPLGVAAAILKPSALGDPVAVLGAAAALAETGTSAIMGSFMESAVGVATTAHVAAVVAGPAAGLGTSALLRRDVCEPPAVRGGSVQLPAGPGLGLAPEPAGGIRLLETFG, from the coding sequence ATGAGCCGCTCCCCCGCCACCGAGCCCGACGCCGCCGATGGCGACGGGAGCGGGGCAGGGGCTGCGCTCTACAGCTACGCGCTGCCGCTGCGAAAGCCGCTCGCGACCGGTCGCGGTCCGCTGAGGCACCGGCGCGGCCTGCTCGTGCGGCTGCGCGACGGGGACGGCCGGGCGGGATGGGGGGAGGCCGCCCCGCTGGCGGGCTGGCACGGACCCGATCTGGAGACCACCGCCGCGGCGCTGGCCCGCTGGCTGCGAACCAATGCGCCCGGCGAGGAGCCGGAGACCTTGGCGGCCCGCGCCGGGGCGACGCTGCGCGACGTGCCGTGCGCCTGGGCAGCGGTTGCCGGGGCGGCCGCCGATCTGGCAGCCCGCCGCCGCGGCGTATCCCTGGCGTCGTTCCTTGCCGGTCCGGGAGCATCGCCTGCGGGCCCGGTGCCCAGCGCCGCGCTCGTGGCGGGCGAGACCCCCGAATCGGTGGCAGCCTCCGCCGCTGCCGCCACCGTCGCCGGCCACCGCACCCTCAAGCTGAAGGTCGCCTCCGGAGCCCTCGCCGACGACGTGGCCCGCGTTGCGGCCCTGCGGCAGGCCGCCCCCGGCGCGGTGCTGCGCCTGGACGCCAACGGCGCTTGGGGAGCGGCCGCGGGAGACGCCGTCAGGGCTCTGGCTCGATTCGAGCCGGAGCTGCTGGAGGAGCCCGTCCGCGGCCTCGCGCAACTCCGGCGCCTGCAGGAAGGCAGCGACATTCCGATCGCCGCCGACGAGAGCCTGCCGCCGCTGACCGACCTTCACCGCCACCTCCCGCTCGGCGTGGCGGCCGCCATCCTGAAGCCCTCGGCTCTCGGCGACCCGGTCGCCGTGCTCGGAGCCGCGGCCGCACTGGCCGAGACCGGCACCAGCGCGATCATGGGCTCCTTCATGGAGAGCGCCGTGGGCGTGGCGACCACCGCCCACGTCGCCGCCGTGGTCGCAGGACCGGCCGCGGGCCTGGGAACCTCGGCGCTGCTGCGGAGAGATGTGTGCGAGCCGCCGGCGGTGCGCGGGGGCTCCGTGCAGTTGCCGGCGGGACCGGGTCTCGGGCTGGCGCCGGAGCCCGCCGGTGGCATACGACTCCTCGAGACCTTCGGCTGA
- the menD gene encoding 2-succinyl-5-enolpyruvyl-6-hydroxy-3-cyclohexene-1-carboxylic-acid synthase: protein MTAYEYFGAFFEELANRGVRHAVCSPGSRSAPLVLSAHAEPRLRCWVQLDERAGGFFALGLAKAERRCVALICTSGSAAANYLPAVTEAFYDGVGLVVLTADRPPELRDRGAGQTIDQIGLYGAHVRWSADLPVPGEVGPDHARFTAHRAVTAALGPPGGPVHLNVPLREPLEPLEGQLGDGAGGGESPGSPRLPAAEAGEVAQLADLVRNRERGVLAVGPSDLSGADAGAVKRLAALAGWPLLADAASGLRTGGAEGAAIVAAGQHLARTGPFWNTHRPDVLVRAGHPTAARALREGLAAWGADIWLVDPLDRWEEPTTVPTGRWRSPLGALARGALAALGSGRPATAWADSWRLAESTAQQTITATLEGGPLLEAGLARLLGEALEPGTVLYASNSMPVRDLDAFLAPHGRALRVVAHRGTNGIDGVVSAAAGMAAATGDPVVLLAGDLALLHDLGGLLGAARAGIDLTIVVPNNNGGGIFSFLPVAEAVPEPVFEQFFGTPHGADLSSVVTGVGAAHHRAADAGALGEALETCKHSGGIHVVEVPVDAAANVAQHRLLERSVRDAVTRSCGPA from the coding sequence GTGACCGCGTACGAGTACTTCGGTGCGTTCTTCGAGGAGTTGGCGAACCGGGGCGTGCGCCACGCGGTCTGCTCCCCGGGTTCGCGCTCAGCACCGCTGGTGCTCTCCGCCCACGCCGAGCCGCGGCTGCGCTGCTGGGTGCAGCTCGACGAGCGAGCCGGTGGCTTCTTCGCCCTCGGCCTCGCCAAGGCCGAACGCCGGTGCGTCGCCCTGATCTGCACGTCGGGAAGTGCGGCCGCCAACTACCTCCCGGCGGTGACCGAGGCGTTCTACGACGGTGTGGGCCTGGTGGTGCTGACCGCCGATCGTCCACCGGAATTGCGCGACCGCGGCGCCGGCCAGACGATCGACCAGATCGGCCTGTACGGCGCGCACGTGCGCTGGTCGGCCGACCTGCCGGTCCCCGGCGAGGTGGGTCCCGACCACGCCCGCTTCACGGCGCATCGAGCGGTCACCGCCGCGCTCGGCCCGCCCGGCGGACCGGTCCACCTCAACGTCCCGCTGCGCGAGCCGCTCGAGCCCCTCGAAGGGCAACTGGGTGACGGCGCCGGCGGCGGGGAGTCGCCGGGGTCGCCGCGCCTGCCGGCGGCCGAAGCCGGCGAGGTGGCGCAACTGGCCGACCTCGTGCGCAACCGGGAGCGGGGCGTGCTGGCGGTCGGACCGTCGGATCTCTCCGGCGCCGACGCCGGCGCCGTGAAGCGCTTGGCTGCGCTCGCCGGATGGCCGCTTCTCGCCGACGCCGCCTCCGGCCTGCGCACCGGGGGCGCCGAGGGCGCCGCGATCGTGGCAGCCGGTCAGCATCTGGCTCGCACCGGGCCGTTCTGGAACACCCACAGGCCCGACGTGCTCGTGCGGGCCGGCCACCCCACGGCCGCACGGGCGCTGCGGGAAGGTTTGGCGGCCTGGGGAGCGGATATCTGGCTCGTGGACCCCTTGGACCGTTGGGAGGAACCCACGACGGTGCCTACCGGACGCTGGCGCAGCCCGCTCGGCGCGCTTGCCCGGGGCGCCCTGGCCGCGCTCGGTTCGGGGCGGCCGGCGACCGCGTGGGCCGACTCCTGGCGTCTGGCCGAGTCGACCGCGCAGCAGACGATCACGGCGACCCTGGAGGGCGGCCCGCTGCTCGAGGCGGGACTGGCGCGGCTGCTCGGCGAGGCGCTCGAGCCCGGCACTGTTCTCTACGCCTCCAACAGCATGCCCGTCCGAGATCTGGACGCCTTCCTGGCGCCTCACGGTCGAGCGTTGCGGGTGGTGGCGCATCGGGGCACCAATGGCATCGACGGCGTCGTGTCGGCGGCCGCCGGGATGGCCGCGGCGACCGGCGACCCGGTGGTCCTGCTGGCGGGCGATCTGGCGCTGCTGCACGACCTCGGGGGGCTCCTCGGCGCCGCCCGAGCGGGAATCGACCTCACGATCGTCGTGCCGAACAACAACGGCGGGGGTATCTTCTCGTTCCTCCCGGTTGCCGAGGCGGTCCCCGAGCCGGTCTTCGAGCAGTTCTTCGGCACTCCTCACGGCGCCGACCTGTCGAGCGTGGTAACGGGCGTCGGCGCCGCTCACCACCGCGCCGCCGACGCCGGGGCGCTGGGCGAGGCGCTGGAGACCTGCAAGCACTCCGGCGGTATCCACGTCGTCGAGGTCCCCGTGGACGCCGCGGCGAACGTGGCGCAGCACCGGCTCCTGGAGAGGTCCGTGCGGGACGCCGTGACCCGCTCCTGCGGCCCTGCATGA
- the menB gene encoding 1,4-dihydroxy-2-naphthoyl-CoA synthase, protein MRPGADWQDGGGSYGDIGYATADGIAKLTIQRPEVRNAFRPQTLFELADALNRARDDDRIGAVILCGTGDLAFCSGGDQRIRGDDGYLGDDEVARKGIGRLNVLDLQVQIRRTPKPVVAMVAGYAIGGGHVLHIVCDLTIAADNAVFGQTGPRVGSFDGGYGSGLLARHVGQKKAREIWFLCRQYGAAEALEMGLVNAVVPLEELEVETVRWCRRMLEHSPLALRMLKAAMNAADDGLAGIQQLSGDATLLFYQTDEAQHGRDSYVNRTPPDFGRFPRRP, encoded by the coding sequence ATCCGACCCGGTGCCGACTGGCAAGACGGTGGCGGGAGCTACGGCGACATCGGTTACGCCACCGCCGACGGCATCGCCAAGCTCACCATCCAACGTCCCGAGGTTCGCAACGCCTTCCGCCCCCAGACGTTGTTCGAACTCGCCGACGCCCTCAACCGGGCACGCGACGACGACCGGATCGGTGCGGTGATCCTCTGCGGCACCGGAGACCTGGCGTTCTGCTCGGGCGGTGACCAGCGCATCAGGGGAGACGACGGCTACCTCGGCGACGACGAGGTGGCCCGCAAGGGCATCGGCCGACTCAACGTGCTCGACCTGCAGGTCCAGATCCGCCGGACCCCCAAGCCGGTGGTGGCCATGGTGGCCGGCTACGCCATCGGCGGCGGGCACGTGCTGCACATCGTCTGCGACCTCACCATTGCCGCCGACAACGCCGTCTTCGGCCAGACCGGCCCGCGGGTGGGCTCCTTCGACGGCGGCTACGGCTCGGGCCTGCTGGCCCGGCACGTGGGTCAGAAGAAGGCCCGGGAGATCTGGTTCCTGTGCCGCCAGTACGGCGCCGCCGAGGCACTCGAGATGGGGCTCGTGAACGCGGTCGTGCCGCTCGAGGAACTCGAGGTCGAGACGGTGCGCTGGTGCCGGCGCATGCTCGAGCACTCGCCGCTGGCGCTGCGGATGCTGAAGGCCGCCATGAACGCCGCCGACGACGGCCTCGCCGGCATCCAGCAGCTTTCCGGCGACGCCACCCTGCTCTTCTACCAGACCGACGAGGCCCAGCACGGCCGGGACAGCTACGTGAACCGCACGCCCCCCGACTTCGGCCGGTTCCCGCGGCGCCCCTGA
- a CDS encoding ATP-binding cassette domain-containing protein — MESHARASPLLQVRNLSAGYGHVRVLFGVSFSLAQSETVALLGANGAGKTTLLRTLGGLLMPSEGAVRLGTRNITYSEPETRFRVGMVQLRGGEGTFAPLSVDDNLRAALIGAGLRRAEVLERQEEVLAVFPALAERLADPARDLSGGQRQMLALAMVLQHRPELLLIDELSLGLAPIVVQELLGALARLREQGRTMLVVEQSVSLALDLADRAMFLENGRVVFEGRSEDLRPREDLLRAAFLEGSETASATATEGTVEP; from the coding sequence GTGGAGTCCCACGCGCGGGCATCGCCTTTGCTGCAGGTACGCAACCTCTCCGCCGGCTACGGCCACGTTCGAGTGCTGTTCGGCGTGAGCTTCTCGCTGGCGCAGAGCGAGACGGTGGCCCTGCTGGGCGCCAACGGCGCCGGCAAGACCACGCTGCTGCGCACGCTCGGCGGCCTGCTGATGCCCAGCGAGGGAGCGGTGCGGCTCGGGACGAGGAACATCACCTACTCCGAGCCCGAGACCCGCTTCAGGGTCGGCATGGTGCAGTTGCGCGGCGGCGAGGGAACCTTCGCTCCCCTCAGCGTCGACGACAACCTGCGGGCGGCACTCATCGGCGCGGGCCTGCGTCGCGCTGAGGTTCTGGAACGGCAGGAGGAGGTGCTGGCCGTCTTCCCCGCCCTCGCCGAGCGGCTCGCCGATCCCGCCCGGGACCTGTCGGGCGGTCAGCGCCAGATGCTGGCCCTGGCGATGGTCCTCCAGCACCGGCCGGAGTTGCTGCTGATCGACGAGCTGAGCCTCGGCCTGGCGCCGATCGTGGTGCAGGAACTGCTCGGGGCACTGGCGCGGCTCCGTGAGCAGGGCCGCACGATGCTGGTCGTCGAGCAGTCCGTGAGCCTGGCCCTGGACCTCGCCGACCGCGCCATGTTCCTCGAGAACGGCAGGGTGGTCTTCGAGGGGCGCTCGGAGGACCTGCGCCCGCGTGAGGACCTGCTGCGAGCTGCCTTCCTGGAAGGATCGGAGACAGCCTCCGCGACCGCCACCGAAGGGACGGTCGAGCCGTGA
- a CDS encoding Fur family transcriptional regulator, whose amino-acid sequence MPLTDRDDLHDEVLLRLEAKGRRFTSNHRLVIDVLADAGRPLTIPEILPRTPQVPQSSVYRTLTVLEEAGAVSRLTMGSNHAHFELSELLGRHHHHLVCRACGSIVDIDLDPEIEQAVEAELNRSALVHGLRIDEHSIDAFGYCADCS is encoded by the coding sequence GTGCCGCTGACCGATCGTGACGATCTCCACGATGAGGTTCTGCTGCGGCTCGAGGCAAAGGGCCGGCGATTCACGTCCAACCACCGTCTCGTGATCGACGTGCTGGCCGACGCGGGCCGGCCGCTGACCATCCCGGAGATCCTGCCGCGCACGCCGCAGGTCCCCCAGAGTTCGGTCTACCGGACCCTCACCGTGCTCGAGGAGGCCGGAGCGGTCAGCCGCCTGACCATGGGATCCAACCATGCCCACTTCGAGCTGTCCGAACTACTCGGCCGCCACCACCACCATCTCGTGTGCCGTGCCTGCGGCTCCATCGTGGACATCGACCTGGACCCCGAGATCGAGCAGGCCGTTGAAGCGGAACTGAACCGCTCGGCCCTCGTGCACGGCCTTCGCATTGACGAGCACAGCATCGACGCCTTCGGATACTGCGCCGACTGCTCCTGA